One Echinicola strongylocentroti DNA window includes the following coding sequences:
- a CDS encoding NAD-dependent epimerase/dehydratase family protein → MQTILGSGGVIANELARELRTYTNHLRLVSRQPQKINNDDETFSADLTHLDQVKAAVKGSTIVYLTAGLKYKTHIWEATWPKIISNVIDACIQHECKLVFFDNVYMYDPNYIGCMKEDTPVRPVSRKGTVRAKIADMILDSMAKRDLNAIIARSADFYGPHITLKSILTELAFKPMVKSGTAKWIGDAHQPHAFTFTPDAGKALALLGNTEDAYNQIWHLPTASNPPTGKEWIHLIAKEMGKSPNYQVLAPWFFSVSGWFVPFMKELKEMLYQYERPYVFDSSKFQENFFFKPTKYRDGIRKIVHEEFPTIENKKDDKLY, encoded by the coding sequence ATGCAAACTATACTTGGATCAGGAGGAGTTATTGCAAATGAATTGGCCAGGGAATTGAGAACTTACACCAATCACCTACGACTAGTCAGTCGTCAACCCCAAAAGATAAATAATGACGATGAAACTTTCTCGGCAGACCTCACCCACCTTGATCAGGTCAAAGCAGCTGTAAAGGGCAGCACTATCGTCTACCTGACTGCTGGGCTAAAATACAAGACCCATATCTGGGAAGCCACTTGGCCCAAAATCATCTCCAATGTAATCGATGCATGCATCCAGCATGAATGCAAACTGGTATTTTTTGACAATGTGTACATGTACGACCCCAACTATATTGGTTGTATGAAAGAAGACACTCCTGTGCGACCAGTCAGCAGAAAAGGCACCGTCAGGGCCAAAATTGCAGATATGATACTGGACAGCATGGCCAAAAGAGACCTTAATGCCATTATTGCCAGATCTGCAGACTTCTATGGACCTCATATAACATTAAAAAGCATCCTTACCGAACTGGCTTTTAAACCAATGGTCAAATCGGGGACAGCAAAATGGATCGGTGACGCCCATCAGCCTCATGCATTCACCTTCACTCCCGATGCAGGAAAAGCCTTGGCCCTGCTGGGCAATACTGAAGATGCGTACAACCAAATATGGCATTTGCCCACCGCTTCCAATCCACCAACGGGAAAAGAATGGATTCACCTTATCGCCAAAGAAATGGGTAAATCTCCCAACTATCAAGTACTGGCTCCTTGGTTTTTCTCTGTTTCCGGATGGTTTGTACCATTCATGAAAGAACTAAAAGAAATGCTTTACCAATATGAAAGACCATATGTATTTGACAGCTCAAAGTTCCAGGAGAACTTTTTCTTTAAACCTACCAAATACCGTGACGGGATCAGGAAAATTGTTCACGAAGAGTTTCCAACCATAGAAAACAAAAAGGATGATAAGCTCTATTGA